A genomic segment from Ignavibacteriales bacterium encodes:
- a CDS encoding alpha/beta hydrolase encodes MAEENKKTRRKPGQEKDEIVGKVEYLKDFYSDLLNNKRDIVIWLPIGYNPQKNPDKRYPVLYMHDGQNILDPKTAFIGKDWRVDETVMKLIKQKKIKEIIVVGIYNSPDRLDEYSWSEKGQKYLKFLVSEIKPIIDASYKTMPEKENTAIMGSSMGGLISFYAAWNYPEVFSMAGCLSSSFYYNNDKSIKTVEEYKGQKKSIKFYIDHGEDGSLRGQRMFVELSKKGYVIGQDIDYFYSPGAEHNEREWAARLERPLVYFFNYKK; translated from the coding sequence ATGGCAGAAGAAAACAAAAAAACTCGCAGAAAACCCGGACAAGAAAAAGATGAAATTGTTGGTAAAGTAGAATATTTAAAAGATTTTTATTCGGATTTGCTTAACAACAAAAGAGATATTGTTATTTGGTTACCGATAGGATATAATCCACAAAAAAATCCCGATAAACGATATCCCGTTTTATACATGCACGATGGCCAAAATATTCTTGATCCCAAAACTGCTTTTATAGGTAAAGATTGGCGTGTAGATGAAACAGTGATGAAGCTAATCAAGCAAAAAAAAATTAAAGAAATTATTGTCGTGGGAATTTATAATTCACCTGATAGACTGGATGAATACAGCTGGAGTGAAAAAGGGCAAAAATATTTAAAATTTTTAGTATCGGAAATAAAACCAATAATTGATGCTAGCTATAAGACCATGCCCGAAAAAGAAAATACCGCAATCATGGGCTCATCAATGGGTGGACTTATTTCTTTTTATGCAGCGTGGAATTATCCCGAAGTTTTTTCAATGGCTGGATGTTTATCAAGTTCTTTTTATTATAATAATGATAAAAGCATTAAAACAGTTGAAGAATACAAGGGACAAAAAAAGTCGATTAAATTTTATATTGATCATGGTGAAGATGGTTCCTTGCGTGGGCAAAGAATGTTTGTTGAACTTTCTAAAAAGGGTTATGTTATTGGACAAGACATTGATTACTTCTACTCACCCGGTGCAGAGCATAACGAAAGAGAGTGGGCTGCGAGATTAGAAAGACCGTTAGTGTATTTTTTTAATTATAAAAAATAA
- a CDS encoding M28 family peptidase produces the protein MKKILQFFIVSIFILQTSIFSQSPVVQQIVNSVNQDSLIYFVRELSGNVPTTINGTLQTIVSRNKYQPGNALAETYIKQKLQSYGLTTTIQSFSTTGKNVYAVQLGTEFPNQKYIICAHFDDMPTGTTAPGADDNGSGTAAVLEAARIFSQLSFPYTIVYALWDEEEQGLVGSEYYASQAANAGDSILGVINMDMIAYDGNNDGNADVHTSSIANTSTLKDKMLEVNLVYGINLDLDVVPAQPYSDHQSFLDHGYGAILLIEDDNDFHPQYHTINDNLTYYNQPYFVKNSKLAFATLASFALNLNLDITHTPIASMTTSQPITTTAFVSSGLEIGIGALAPRLYYRTKSSGGTFSSFIEVTGTVTESSNYTFSIPALPLGTVCQYYIAAQDANSSIVKTLPIGGSGFNPPGSIPPATFYQFFVAPLTIAMSDEANDITNWTSTAGWNITTTKYVSAPSSFTDSPGGNYINNVTSSLRYTNQVGLTNVLGAVLEFDTQWAIETDWDYGQIQLSTNNGTTWISLTGQYTNPGTGSFQPTGEPLYDGTQSTWVHETIDISAYAEQQITLRFYFRTDGSQVLDGWYVDNIKVSVYNSIIPVELVSFTSSVINNTIGLNWITATELNNSGFDIEKSADNINWNKVGFVSGNGTSTEVHSYSFIDQNPIVGKSYYRLKQVDFDGTFEYSNLVEVLFGAVSDYALEQNYPNPFNPSTTISYSIKEKSNVELKIFDLLGSEIATLISEEKAPGNYDVHFDASFLSSGVYLYTIKAGSFVQTRKMMLMK, from the coding sequence ATGAAAAAAATTTTACAGTTTTTTATTGTCTCAATTTTCATTTTGCAGACAAGTATTTTTTCCCAATCACCTGTTGTTCAACAAATAGTAAATTCTGTTAATCAGGATTCATTAATTTATTTTGTTCGTGAATTATCAGGAAATGTTCCGACAACAATTAATGGAACCTTACAAACAATTGTTTCTCGTAATAAATATCAGCCCGGTAATGCGCTTGCAGAAACATATATCAAACAAAAATTACAATCATATGGGTTAACAACTACAATTCAGTCTTTCAGTACAACCGGAAAAAATGTTTACGCTGTTCAACTCGGAACAGAGTTCCCTAACCAAAAATATATTATCTGCGCCCATTTTGATGACATGCCAACTGGTACAACTGCCCCTGGTGCAGATGATAATGGAAGCGGAACAGCTGCTGTTTTAGAAGCGGCAAGAATTTTTTCCCAGCTCTCTTTTCCATATACAATAGTATACGCATTGTGGGATGAAGAGGAACAAGGTTTGGTTGGAAGTGAATATTACGCTTCACAGGCCGCAAATGCAGGAGATTCAATTCTTGGTGTTATTAATATGGATATGATTGCTTACGATGGAAATAATGACGGTAATGCTGATGTTCATACGAGTTCAATTGCAAACACCAGTACTTTAAAAGATAAAATGCTCGAGGTAAATTTAGTATACGGAATTAATCTTGATCTGGATGTTGTTCCTGCACAACCTTACAGCGATCATCAATCATTTTTAGATCATGGTTATGGAGCAATATTATTGATTGAAGATGACAATGACTTTCATCCGCAGTATCACACTATAAATGATAATTTAACTTATTACAATCAACCTTATTTTGTAAAAAACTCTAAACTTGCATTTGCAACATTAGCCTCATTTGCATTAAATCTTAATCTTGATATTACTCATACACCAATTGCTTCGATGACAACATCACAACCAATTACTACAACCGCATTTGTATCTTCAGGTCTAGAAATTGGCATTGGTGCTTTAGCCCCGAGATTATATTATCGAACAAAATCAAGCGGCGGTACTTTTAGTAGTTTTATTGAGGTAACAGGCACAGTAACTGAAAGCTCAAATTATACCTTTAGCATCCCTGCTTTACCCCTTGGTACAGTATGCCAATATTACATTGCTGCACAAGATGCAAACTCATCAATTGTAAAAACATTACCTATTGGCGGCAGTGGGTTTAATCCTCCGGGCAGCATACCACCTGCAACATTTTATCAATTCTTTGTTGCACCTTTAACAATTGCGATGTCTGATGAGGCAAATGATATTACAAATTGGACATCAACAGCCGGATGGAATATTACAACAACCAAATATGTTTCTGCACCATCTTCATTTACAGATTCACCTGGTGGCAATTATATTAATAATGTTACATCTTCTTTAAGATATACCAATCAAGTGGGATTAACCAACGTACTTGGAGCAGTATTAGAATTTGATACTCAATGGGCTATTGAAACTGATTGGGATTATGGCCAAATACAACTTTCCACAAATAACGGAACAACCTGGATTTCGTTAACCGGACAATATACAAATCCGGGAACAGGAAGTTTTCAACCAACTGGTGAACCACTTTATGACGGAACACAATCAACCTGGGTACATGAAACTATTGATATTTCGGCTTATGCTGAACAACAAATTACTTTACGTTTCTATTTCCGCACAGATGGTTCACAAGTTCTTGATGGTTGGTACGTAGACAATATTAAGGTTTCTGTATACAACAGTATTATTCCTGTTGAACTTGTTTCCTTTACATCTTCAGTTATAAATAATACTATAGGCTTAAACTGGATTACCGCTACTGAATTAAATAACTCGGGATTTGATATTGAAAAATCTGCTGATAACATAAACTGGAATAAAGTAGGATTTGTTAGTGGTAACGGAACTTCAACTGAAGTTCATTCTTATTCTTTTATCGATCAAAACCCAATCGTTGGAAAATCATATTATAGATTAAAACAAGTTGACTTTGACGGCACATTCGAGTATTCAAATTTAGTTGAAGTTTTGTTTGGTGCAGTTTCAGATTATGCTTTGGAACAGAATTACCCAAATCCTTTTAATCCATCCACAACAATTAGTTATTCAATTAAAGAAAAAAGTAATGTTGAATTAAAGATTTTTGATTTACTCGGAAGTGAAATTGCCACACTAATCAGCGAAGAAAAAGCTCCTGGAAATTACGATGTCCATTTTGATGCTTCATTTCTTTCAAGCGGAGTTTATCTTTATACAATTAAAGCAGGTAGCTTTGTTCAAACACGAAAAATGATGTTAATGAAATAA
- a CDS encoding metallophosphatase family protein, translating into MVIGFISDIHEDITSLQKALRLLEHEKVDFVVCLGDIVGFALPFYKNIITKDADRCVKLVKENCSNCVIGNHDLFAIKKTPTFNSGFNYLENWYSLDYEKRAKLARKKIWLYEDSEIPSLLSDESKEYLNGLDEYKALLINNNNIFISHFCYPDFSGSAIFFPEEPFHLKKHFEFIQNHDCSISFSGHGHPEGCVYTDDEKISILKFGKHSLADNKRWIVTPCVAKTSRKNGVLIFDSIDNSINILELNSN; encoded by the coding sequence ATGGTTATAGGATTTATCAGCGATATACATGAAGACATAACAAGTCTTCAAAAAGCTTTAAGATTGCTTGAACATGAAAAAGTAGATTTTGTAGTTTGTCTTGGGGATATTGTTGGATTTGCACTTCCATTCTATAAAAACATCATAACTAAAGATGCCGATAGGTGTGTAAAGCTTGTAAAAGAAAATTGTTCTAACTGTGTTATAGGCAATCACGACCTTTTCGCGATTAAAAAGACCCCAACATTCAATTCAGGCTTCAACTATCTGGAAAATTGGTATTCGTTGGATTATGAAAAGAGAGCAAAGCTTGCACGTAAAAAAATATGGCTCTATGAAGATTCTGAAATTCCTTCTTTACTTAGTGATGAATCAAAAGAGTATCTAAATGGATTGGATGAATATAAAGCCCTTTTAATCAACAACAATAATATTTTTATTTCCCACTTTTGTTACCCCGATTTTTCCGGCTCAGCAATTTTTTTTCCGGAAGAACCATTTCATTTAAAGAAGCATTTCGAGTTTATCCAAAATCACGATTGTTCAATTAGTTTTTCCGGACATGGGCATCCAGAAGGATGTGTTTATACAGATGATGAGAAAATATCTATTCTAAAATTTGGTAAACACTCATTAGCTGATAACAAGCGCTGGATAGTTACACCCTGTGTTGCTAAAACATCAAGAAAAAATGGAGTGTTGATTTTTGATTCAATAGACAATTCAATAAATATTTTGGAATTAAATAGTAATTAG
- a CDS encoding DUF1015 domain-containing protein, producing MAVIRPFKALRPTKEKSQLVASVPYDVVNREEAKQVAEGNPLSYLHITRSEIDLPEVKDVYSKEIYIKAKENLNKIIETAPLNIDEKPHFYLYRLIMDGRAQTGICATFSVDDYDNDVILKHEKTRKVKEDDRTNHIVTTEAQTGVVFLTYRGVKTVNDLVDKTIKNVNPEYDFTAPDGIQHTVWIMHDEFNKMIEEEFAKINKLYIADGHHRAKSASRAKEEKTKTNPHHSGSEEYNYFIAVIFPEDQLKILSYNRVVFDLNGLSKADFMNSVADKFTITPTTEKEPKTKNTFCMYIDKEWFVLKPRDSVFASLSLEKSVGEKLDVSILQNFLLNPVLGIDDPRTNTRIDFIGGIRGTKELEKLVDSGKAAVAFSLYPVGLDDLMNISDAGEIMPPKSTWFEPKLRDGLLTHLI from the coding sequence ATGGCTGTTATTAGACCTTTTAAAGCCCTAAGACCTACAAAAGAAAAATCCCAACTTGTTGCTAGTGTTCCTTATGATGTAGTAAATAGAGAAGAAGCAAAACAAGTTGCGGAAGGAAATCCACTTAGTTATTTGCATATCACACGTTCCGAAATTGATTTGCCGGAAGTAAAAGACGTTTACTCAAAAGAAATTTATATTAAAGCAAAAGAAAATCTTAATAAGATAATTGAAACTGCTCCTTTAAATATTGATGAGAAACCTCATTTCTATCTATATAGATTAATTATGGATGGCAGAGCACAAACTGGAATTTGTGCAACTTTTTCTGTGGATGATTATGACAACGATGTAATTCTTAAACACGAAAAAACTCGTAAAGTAAAAGAAGATGACAGGACAAATCACATTGTTACAACAGAAGCACAAACAGGTGTTGTATTTTTAACTTATCGCGGAGTTAAAACTGTTAATGATCTTGTGGATAAAACAATTAAAAATGTAAACCCTGAATATGATTTTACAGCTCCAGATGGCATCCAGCATACTGTTTGGATTATGCATGATGAATTCAATAAAATGATTGAAGAAGAATTTGCAAAGATTAATAAACTTTACATCGCCGATGGACATCATCGTGCAAAAAGTGCAAGCCGCGCAAAAGAAGAAAAGACGAAGACCAATCCACATCATAGCGGAAGTGAGGAGTACAATTATTTCATCGCAGTAATTTTTCCGGAAGATCAACTAAAAATACTTTCTTACAATCGTGTAGTCTTTGATTTGAACGGATTGAGTAAAGCTGATTTTATGAATTCTGTTGCTGATAAGTTTACCATTACTCCAACAACAGAAAAAGAACCTAAAACTAAAAACACTTTTTGTATGTACATTGATAAAGAATGGTTTGTTCTTAAACCAAGAGATTCTGTTTTCGCAAGTTTATCTTTAGAAAAATCAGTTGGAGAAAAACTTGATGTAAGTATTTTACAAAATTTTTTACTAAATCCTGTTCTTGGAATTGATGATCCTCGTACAAATACTAGAATAGATTTTATTGGCGGAATACGTGGAACAAAAGAACTTGAAAAACTTGTTGATTCAGGTAAAGCTGCGGTTGCATTTTCACTTTATCCCGTTGGGCTGGACGATCTGATGAACATCTCTGATGCAGGAGAAATTATGCCCCCAAAATCAACCTGGTTTGAACCAAAATTAAGAGATGGGTTGTTAACACATTTAATTTAA
- the serC gene encoding 3-phosphoserine/phosphohydroxythreonine transaminase, whose product MEKRIYNFSAGPAILPEEVLLEAQKELFALPGVGMSILEISHRSKTFDAILAEAKAGIKNLLDVPDNYEILFLQGGASLQFSMVPLNLMPPKNKADYISTGSWSKKAIKEAKRVGTVNVAATTEEGEGDNKFFKRIPKQSELKLDPDAAYVHFTSNNTIYGTQYHTEPEVGNVPLICDASSDILHKKIDVSKYALIYAGAQKNIGPSGVVLVIIRKDMLERCQDSLHTMLNYKVQVENDSMYNTPNTFGIYIIKLVTKYLLNLGGLDKMYEINKAKAKLLYDAIDNSNGFYKGHAEKDSRSLMNITFNLATPELEKKLIDEASKAGFSGLKGHRSVGGLRASIYNAFPTKGVEALVEFMNDFQKRNS is encoded by the coding sequence ATGGAAAAAAGAATTTATAACTTCAGTGCTGGTCCAGCAATATTACCAGAAGAAGTTTTATTAGAAGCACAAAAAGAATTGTTTGCTTTACCTGGAGTTGGAATGTCAATCCTGGAAATTTCTCACCGCTCAAAAACTTTTGATGCAATTCTTGCTGAAGCAAAAGCAGGAATAAAAAACTTATTAGATGTTCCTGATAATTATGAAATATTATTTTTACAGGGCGGCGCAAGTCTGCAGTTCTCAATGGTTCCGCTAAACTTAATGCCTCCTAAAAATAAAGCAGATTATATTTCAACCGGAAGCTGGTCTAAAAAAGCAATTAAAGAAGCCAAAAGAGTTGGAACTGTTAACGTTGCGGCAACAACTGAAGAAGGCGAAGGTGATAATAAATTTTTTAAACGCATTCCAAAACAAAGTGAACTAAAGCTTGATCCCGATGCTGCTTACGTTCACTTCACATCAAACAATACAATTTACGGAACTCAATATCACACAGAACCGGAAGTTGGAAATGTACCGCTCATTTGCGATGCGTCTTCAGATATTCTTCACAAAAAAATTGATGTTAGCAAATACGCTTTGATATACGCTGGTGCACAGAAAAATATTGGTCCCTCCGGTGTTGTGCTTGTTATAATCAGAAAAGATATGCTTGAAAGATGTCAGGATTCACTTCACACAATGTTAAACTATAAAGTACAAGTTGAAAATGATTCGATGTATAATACTCCAAATACATTTGGTATTTACATCATCAAACTTGTAACAAAATATCTTTTAAATCTTGGCGGACTGGATAAGATGTATGAGATCAACAAAGCAAAAGCAAAACTTCTTTACGATGCAATTGATAATAGTAACGGATTTTACAAAGGACATGCAGAAAAAGATTCACGTTCATTGATGAACATTACATTTAATCTTGCTACTCCTGAATTAGAAAAAAAGTTGATTGATGAAGCTTCAAAAGCCGGCTTCAGCGGATTAAAAGGTCATCGTTCTGTTGGTGGATTACGTGCATCAATCTACAATGCTTTCCCGACCAAAGGCGTTGAAGCACTTGTTGAGTTTATGAATGATTTTCAAAAAAGAAACAGCTAA
- a CDS encoding DUF485 domain-containing protein: MSIQSEKVQEIVNSEKFKELVRKRLRVSLSLTAIMLIVYFGFMLTIAFNKELLSIKIAEHITIGLPIGIGIIIFAWLITGVYTLWANKSYDKSVRELRNQVLQK, translated from the coding sequence ATGAGCATTCAATCAGAGAAAGTACAAGAAATTGTTAACTCGGAAAAATTTAAGGAGCTTGTTAGAAAGCGGCTCAGAGTTTCCCTTTCGCTTACCGCCATAATGCTTATCGTTTATTTTGGATTTATGCTCACCATCGCTTTTAATAAAGAACTGTTGTCGATTAAAATCGCAGAGCATATTACCATCGGTCTTCCAATCGGTATCGGTATTATAATTTTTGCATGGCTCATCACCGGCGTTTACACTCTTTGGGCAAATAAATCTTATGATAAAAGCGTAAGAGAGCTTCGTAACCAGGTTCTTCAAAAATAA
- a CDS encoding DUF2203 domain-containing protein, translated as MTTETKYFTPADARKTLPLVKNIVRDILQTTREMRLIAEEVNNGIEDDIQIKKLASEVNGFLSELEEIGCYYKDTKFQIGLVDFPSMINGEEVYLCWRSDESDILYYHEANEGYSGRKLIPPRYFEEN; from the coding sequence ATGACTACTGAAACAAAATATTTTACCCCTGCGGATGCACGCAAAACATTGCCGTTAGTTAAAAATATTGTAAGAGATATTTTACAAACTACACGCGAGATGCGTCTTATTGCCGAAGAAGTTAATAATGGAATTGAAGATGATATCCAAATAAAAAAACTTGCCAGCGAAGTAAATGGTTTTCTTTCAGAACTTGAGGAAATTGGATGCTATTATAAAGACACTAAATTTCAAATTGGTTTAGTTGATTTCCCCTCAATGATTAATGGTGAAGAAGTATATTTGTGCTGGCGCAGCGATGAATCAGATATATTATATTATCACGAAGCTAATGAAGGATATTCGGGCAGAAAATTAATTCCGCCCCGATACTTTGAAGAAAACTAA
- a CDS encoding PAS domain-containing protein, which produces MDINNATKDLLGIKEDDDKDIYLSDFFEKQSECRQFYRDLFQSGFVKNRVVSFIKKDGKKIFVSVSSVLTDDQKNNVKFIDGTLEDYTEQISIQKERDLLISDLQNSVSLLNRPINEFIKAVPRCDFNLSALEAIKIMAREKSETILLTKDSEKEIGIVTLTDLKNRLLSNEADLNLPVLNYMSSPLISINHLSSIYNALVCLSEKNVHHLLVKNEESHIVGIINSGELQKAFHLTYLFFIRKIQDAESISEINSALAQAMHIVYGLIKECRSASEITRMTTVIADAVLKSLIQLIIKDIGEPPVSFAFITLGSEGREEQTLSTDQDNAIVFDECEVEILNSVQNYFLKFGQKVSEGLDTIGFRYCRGNVMAKNPQWCQPLSVWKNYFTEWITKAEPKDLLDIKIFFDLRFVYGNNTLIEDLQKHINHITSSSSSFFIYMADSILQTHIPEGANKLKTVFDIKSLMLPIVDLARLYSLKHQIKISNTLKRLELIHKKNIISHSGYTNILQAYNFLLQLRFKHQALQISEHKIPDNNIDPQKQSDIDLIIIKKTVSIIEDFQNKVKLDFKGTLAG; this is translated from the coding sequence TTGGATATTAATAACGCAACGAAAGATTTATTAGGTATTAAAGAAGATGATGATAAAGATATTTACTTATCGGATTTTTTCGAAAAGCAATCTGAGTGTCGACAGTTTTATAGGGATTTGTTTCAATCCGGATTTGTAAAAAATAGAGTGGTAAGTTTTATAAAAAAGGATGGTAAGAAAATATTTGTTTCAGTTTCATCTGTTCTTACAGATGATCAGAAAAATAATGTTAAGTTTATAGATGGAACGCTTGAGGATTATACCGAACAAATAAGTATCCAAAAAGAAAGAGATTTATTAATTAGTGATTTACAAAATTCGGTTTCGTTATTAAATAGACCCATAAATGAATTTATTAAAGCAGTGCCTCGATGTGATTTTAATCTTTCTGCTTTAGAGGCAATTAAGATTATGGCAAGAGAAAAATCTGAAACTATACTGCTTACAAAGGATTCCGAAAAAGAAATTGGCATTGTTACTCTTACTGATCTTAAAAACCGATTATTGTCTAATGAAGCTGATTTAAATTTACCTGTGCTCAATTATATGTCTTCTCCATTAATATCAATAAATCATTTATCATCAATTTATAATGCTTTGGTTTGCTTATCAGAAAAAAACGTTCATCATTTGCTTGTTAAGAATGAAGAATCACATATTGTAGGTATAATTAATTCAGGGGAACTTCAAAAAGCTTTCCATCTTACTTATTTGTTTTTCATTCGCAAAATTCAGGATGCTGAAAGCATTAGTGAAATAAATTCAGCACTTGCACAGGCAATGCATATTGTTTATGGATTGATAAAGGAATGCAGAAGTGCATCCGAGATAACCCGGATGACTACCGTTATTGCAGATGCAGTATTAAAAAGTTTGATTCAACTTATTATAAAAGATATAGGAGAACCACCGGTTTCATTTGCATTTATTACTTTGGGGAGTGAAGGTAGGGAAGAGCAAACATTATCCACGGATCAGGACAATGCTATTGTTTTTGATGAATGCGAAGTTGAAATTCTTAATTCAGTTCAAAATTATTTTTTAAAGTTTGGGCAAAAAGTTTCTGAAGGTTTAGATACAATTGGTTTTAGGTATTGTAGAGGAAATGTAATGGCAAAAAACCCTCAATGGTGTCAGCCGTTATCAGTTTGGAAAAACTACTTTACTGAATGGATTACAAAAGCAGAACCCAAAGACTTACTTGATATAAAAATCTTTTTTGATCTTAGATTTGTTTATGGAAACAATACTCTAATTGAAGATCTTCAAAAACATATCAATCATATTACTTCAAGCAGTAGTTCGTTTTTTATTTATATGGCAGATAGTATTCTTCAAACACACATCCCCGAAGGCGCAAATAAATTAAAAACAGTATTTGATATTAAATCACTAATGTTGCCTATTGTAGATTTAGCTCGGTTGTATTCACTAAAACATCAAATAAAAATTTCTAACACATTAAAAAGATTAGAACTCATCCACAAGAAAAACATTATATCACATTCCGGCTACACAAATATTTTACAAGCATACAATTTTTTATTGCAGTTGCGTTTTAAACATCAAGCATTGCAGATTTCTGAGCATAAGATTCCGGATAACAACATTGATCCGCAAAAGCAATCCGATATTGATTTAATCATTATCAAAAAAACGGTTTCTATTATTGAAGATTTTCAAAATAAAGTTAAGTTAGATTTTAAAGGAACACTTGCAGGATAG
- a CDS encoding thioredoxin family protein: protein MPTLNKMNINNFLTYKRFVEEFNKQVNETDIESLNEYDKKYFDYRKLNFQRSSRLGKTFEPTTETKNAFTQISNKQTWFVITESWCGDSAQNLPVIAKLAELNNLIDLKIVLRDSNLEFMDLYLTNGGRSIPKLIAFDKDDNELFQWGPRPAEVQKLFSKLKADGIVVSEIHKELHLWYGRNRGKEIEKEIAELAK from the coding sequence ATGCCTACTCTAAACAAAATGAATATTAACAATTTTTTGACTTACAAAAGGTTTGTTGAGGAATTTAATAAACAGGTTAACGAAACGGATATAGAATCGTTAAACGAATATGATAAGAAATATTTTGATTACCGTAAACTTAATTTTCAAAGATCATCGCGACTTGGGAAAACTTTTGAACCAACAACCGAAACAAAAAATGCATTTACCCAAATTAGCAACAAGCAAACCTGGTTTGTAATTACAGAAAGTTGGTGTGGTGATTCTGCTCAGAATCTGCCCGTAATTGCAAAGCTTGCTGAATTAAATAACTTGATAGATTTAAAAATCGTTTTGCGTGATTCAAACTTAGAGTTTATGGATCTGTATCTAACAAACGGCGGTAGAAGCATTCCAAAACTTATCGCATTTGATAAAGATGATAATGAATTATTTCAGTGGGGCCCTCGACCAGCAGAAGTGCAGAAATTATTTTCTAAGTTAAAAGCTGATGGAATTGTGGTTTCTGAAATACATAAAGAACTTCATCTTTGGTACGGAAGAAATAGAGGGAAAGAAATTGAAAAAGAAATTGCGGAACTTGCAAAATAA
- a CDS encoding cache domain-containing protein, translating to MEKISKQKKFSFFIRILLPTFLTIGLFIASLFIVFIPQFEKAVMDRKREMIKELTNSACSILDKWYEAESQGKVGRNDAQEIAKNEIISLRYGEGLKDYFWVTDYHPNMIVHPYRLDLINKDLTQTKDSRGKLLFVEMAQTAKAEGSGFVYYMWQWKDDSTRIVPKLSYVKKFEPWQWVIGTGIYIEDVSIEIAALEKQMINISIGIIFLITLLLSFISYQNIKTEKHRLQAESDLHESREKFKSIVEASSEGLVMILENKQIYFNKTICQMLGYLEDEIKTLRFADIFVKQPALSIYNFDNGELKVNSDFQSEQMESVLKKKDSSKLNALLIASPISFLNNNGVVFSFKDITAAKNLSDEISKTEHKHIALANKLSTGLFTPKVMKEYHCWILITQRKIY from the coding sequence ATGGAAAAAATATCAAAGCAAAAAAAGTTTAGCTTTTTTATAAGAATTTTACTACCAACTTTTTTAACAATCGGACTTTTCATCGCATCACTTTTTATCGTTTTTATTCCGCAGTTTGAAAAAGCCGTTATGGATCGAAAACGTGAAATGATAAAAGAATTAACGAACTCTGCTTGTAGTATTTTAGACAAATGGTATGAAGCAGAATCACAGGGAAAAGTTGGGCGAAATGATGCTCAGGAAATTGCAAAAAACGAAATTATAAGTCTTAGGTATGGCGAAGGATTAAAAGACTATTTCTGGGTAACTGATTACCATCCCAATATGATAGTTCATCCATACAGATTGGATTTAATCAATAAAGATCTCACTCAGACTAAAGATTCCCGCGGAAAATTACTTTTTGTCGAAATGGCTCAAACTGCTAAAGCAGAGGGCTCCGGATTCGTTTACTATATGTGGCAGTGGAAAGATGATTCAACACGAATTGTTCCCAAGCTTTCTTATGTTAAAAAATTTGAACCATGGCAATGGGTAATTGGTACAGGTATTTATATTGAAGATGTAAGTATAGAAATTGCAGCGCTTGAAAAGCAGATGATAAACATTTCGATTGGAATTATATTTTTAATTACACTTCTGTTGTCATTCATTTCATATCAAAACATTAAAACAGAAAAGCATCGATTGCAGGCAGAATCTGATTTACATGAATCACGTGAAAAATTTAAATCAATTGTAGAAGCATCATCAGAGGGGTTGGTGATGATTCTTGAAAACAAGCAAATCTACTTTAACAAAACTATCTGCCAGATGCTGGGTTATTTAGAAGATGAAATAAAAACACTCAGATTTGCTGATATTTTTGTTAAACAGCCGGCGCTTTCTATTTACAATTTTGATAATGGTGAGTTAAAAGTAAACTCTGACTTTCAAAGTGAGCAGATGGAATCAGTATTAAAGAAAAAAGATAGCTCCAAATTAAATGCACTTCTAATTGCTTCCCCAATTTCTTTTCTAAATAATAATGGAGTTGTATTTAGCTTTAAAGATATCACTGCGGCTAAAAATTTATCAGATGAAATTTCCAAAACTGAACACAAGCACATTGCATTGGCAAACAAACTTTCAACAGGACTTTTTACGCCAAAAGTGATGAAAGAATATCACTGTTGGATATTAATAACGCAACGAAAGATTTATTAG